A genomic region of Streptomyces sp. R33 contains the following coding sequences:
- a CDS encoding ATP/GTP-binding protein, giving the protein MMGQHHDGPGGPAPVPGPDEDPEADGELAALALKILVAGGFGVGKTTLVGAVSEIRPLRTEELLSQAGELVDDTGGVAQKTTTTVAMDFGRITIRSGLSLYLFGTPGQDRFWFLWDELSQGALGAVVLADTRRLEDCFPAVDYFEHRRIPFVVAVNCFTDARRYGAHEVSRALDLESGTPVVLCDARDKDSGKEVLIRLVEYAGRVHTARLLDSVEPQADSV; this is encoded by the coding sequence GTGATGGGACAACACCACGACGGACCCGGCGGACCGGCCCCGGTGCCCGGCCCGGACGAGGATCCGGAGGCCGACGGGGAACTGGCCGCGCTCGCGCTGAAGATACTCGTGGCGGGCGGGTTCGGGGTCGGCAAGACCACGCTGGTCGGCGCGGTCAGCGAGATCCGGCCGCTGCGGACGGAGGAACTGCTCAGCCAGGCGGGCGAACTGGTCGACGACACGGGCGGGGTGGCGCAGAAGACGACCACGACCGTGGCCATGGACTTCGGGCGGATCACCATCCGGTCCGGGCTGTCGCTCTACCTGTTCGGGACACCGGGGCAGGACCGGTTCTGGTTCCTGTGGGACGAGCTCTCGCAGGGAGCCCTCGGCGCCGTGGTGCTCGCGGACACCCGCCGGCTGGAGGACTGCTTCCCGGCGGTGGACTACTTCGAGCACCGGCGCATCCCGTTCGTGGTGGCCGTCAACTGCTTCACGGACGCGCGGCGGTACGGGGCGCACGAGGTCTCGCGGGCACTGGACCTGGAGTCGGGGACGCCGGTGGTGCTGTGCGATGCGCGGGACAAGGATTCGGGGAAGGAGGTACTGATCAGGCTGGTCGAGTACGCAGGGCGGGTGCACACCGCCCGGCTGCTCGACTCGGTGGAGCCGCAGGCCGATTCCGTGTGA
- a CDS encoding PPOX class F420-dependent oxidoreductase — protein sequence MAKKMTQEEWRAFVSYGTRTGKLSTVREDGSPHIAPIWFVLDGDSFVFNTGKDTVKGRNLLRDGRVALCVDAERPPFSYVTLQGRAEISEDLEEMLPWATRISARYMGQESAEAFGLRNAVPGELLVRVTIDKVITAAGITH from the coding sequence ATGGCGAAGAAGATGACTCAAGAGGAATGGCGGGCATTCGTCTCGTACGGGACCCGCACCGGAAAGCTGTCCACCGTCCGCGAGGACGGCAGTCCGCACATTGCACCCATCTGGTTCGTTCTCGACGGCGATTCCTTCGTGTTCAACACCGGCAAGGACACGGTCAAGGGCCGCAACCTGCTCCGCGACGGACGGGTCGCGCTCTGCGTGGACGCCGAACGTCCGCCGTTCTCCTACGTCACCCTCCAGGGACGCGCCGAGATCAGCGAGGACTTGGAGGAGATGCTCCCCTGGGCGACGCGGATCAGCGCCCGTTACATGGGCCAGGAGAGCGCCGAGGCCTTCGGCCTCCGCAATGCCGTCCCCGGCGAACTCCTCGTCCGCGTCACCATCGACAAGGTGATCACCGCTGCCGGCATCACCCACTGA
- a CDS encoding roadblock/LC7 domain-containing protein, with the protein MALDKQLDWLLDDLTRRVQQVRHAVVLSNDGLVTGASAGLAREDAEHLAAVAAGLQSLAKGSGRHFRAGEVRQTMVEYDDGVLFVMAAGAGSSLCVLSAAEADIGQVAYEMTLLVNRVGEHLGVTERRITGG; encoded by the coding sequence ATGGCACTGGACAAGCAGCTGGACTGGCTGCTCGACGACCTGACGCGCAGGGTCCAGCAGGTCAGGCATGCGGTGGTGCTGTCCAACGACGGCCTGGTGACGGGTGCGAGCGCGGGGCTGGCGCGGGAGGACGCGGAGCACCTGGCGGCGGTGGCGGCGGGGCTGCAGAGCCTGGCGAAGGGATCGGGCCGGCATTTCCGCGCCGGCGAGGTACGGCAGACGATGGTCGAGTACGACGACGGCGTCCTGTTCGTCATGGCGGCGGGCGCGGGAAGCTCGCTGTGCGTGCTCAGCGCCGCCGAGGCCGACATCGGTCAGGTCGCGTACGAGATGACGCTGCTGGTCAACCGGGTGGGAGAGCACTTGGGCGTGACGGAGCGGCGGATCACCGGGGGGTGA
- a CDS encoding DUF6397 family protein: MKVATQSGRVLPDAGAPALPEVRAHGPVVVRAAALPDAAVGGARAAGELGLTRTEFARAVQLGIVRAGPPAPGGAARYTRAELDRIRSADGFPGALRERVETVAGAQAAGGVLWTSPGRFTRLARCGHITPVGYRINRYRVVVWLYLAAELREFAAREAGMLRGSAPPADRELMAAKADLRPRKWRARHVGLLLRRTADPWERAAVLASVLPEDELREAVPDPADRIVLAALAPPPPYGHPQIPAAAAVALRLLRAQPPDEIHWYRTSLDFALTGARDQSKSTGESGPT; the protein is encoded by the coding sequence ATGAAGGTCGCGACGCAGTCGGGGCGCGTGCTGCCGGATGCAGGGGCGCCGGCCCTGCCGGAGGTACGGGCGCACGGGCCGGTGGTGGTACGGGCGGCTGCGCTGCCGGATGCGGCGGTGGGCGGCGCCCGGGCCGCCGGGGAACTGGGCTTGACCCGGACCGAGTTCGCCCGTGCCGTCCAGCTGGGCATCGTGCGCGCCGGACCGCCGGCGCCGGGCGGGGCCGCGCGGTACACGCGGGCGGAGCTGGACCGGATCCGCTCGGCGGACGGGTTTCCGGGCGCGCTGCGCGAGCGGGTCGAGACCGTGGCCGGAGCCCAGGCAGCGGGCGGTGTGCTGTGGACCAGCCCCGGCCGGTTCACCCGGCTCGCGCGCTGCGGGCACATCACCCCGGTCGGCTACCGGATCAACCGCTACCGGGTGGTGGTCTGGCTCTATCTGGCCGCGGAGCTGCGGGAGTTCGCCGCCCGGGAGGCGGGGATGCTGCGCGGGAGCGCGCCCCCGGCGGACCGGGAGCTGATGGCGGCCAAGGCGGACCTGCGACCGCGGAAGTGGCGCGCGCGGCATGTGGGGCTGCTGCTGAGACGAACCGCCGACCCCTGGGAGCGGGCTGCGGTCCTGGCCTCCGTACTGCCGGAGGACGAACTGCGCGAGGCCGTGCCCGACCCGGCGGACCGGATCGTGCTCGCCGCCCTCGCACCGCCCCCGCCGTACGGGCACCCGCAGATCCCGGCCGCCGCGGCCGTGGCGCTCCGGCTGTTACGGGCGCAGCCGCCGGACGAGATCCACTGGTACCGCACCAGCCTGGACTTCGCGCTGACCGGGGCGCGCGATCAGTCGAAGTCGACGGGGGAGAGCGGGCCGACGTAG
- a CDS encoding YchJ family protein, giving the protein MPTPALPCPCGLPAAYPECCGRFHSGAQQAPTAELLMRSRFSAFAVGDTAYLLRSWHSSTRPARLDLDPDQRWERLEILGAERGGMFETEGSVEFRAYYREGRHAGSLHEDSAFTREAGAWVYVGPLSPVDFD; this is encoded by the coding sequence ATGCCCACCCCGGCCCTCCCCTGCCCCTGCGGGCTGCCCGCCGCCTACCCGGAGTGCTGCGGCCGCTTCCACTCCGGTGCGCAGCAGGCGCCCACCGCCGAGCTGCTGATGCGCTCCCGCTTCAGTGCGTTCGCCGTCGGCGACACCGCCTATCTGCTGCGCTCCTGGCACTCGAGCACCCGGCCCGCCCGGCTCGACCTGGATCCCGACCAGCGCTGGGAGCGCCTCGAGATCCTCGGCGCCGAGCGCGGCGGGATGTTCGAGACGGAGGGCTCGGTGGAGTTCCGGGCGTACTACCGCGAGGGCCGGCACGCCGGTTCCCTGCACGAGGACAGCGCCTTCACCCGTGAGGCCGGGGCCTGGGTCTACGTCGGCCCGCTCTCCCCCGTCGACTTCGACTGA
- a CDS encoding acyl-CoA thioesterase II, with product MTNPAERLVDLLDLEQIEVNIFRGASPQESLQRVFGGQVAGQALVAAGRTTESDRPVHSLHAYFLRPGIPGVPIVYQVERVRDGRSFTTRRVTAVQQGKTIFNLTASFHHPEQGSIEHQLPPRLDFPHPDTLPKVADEIREHLGALPEALERMARRQPFDIRYTDRLRWTPEELKDADPRSAVWMRAVGPLGDDPLVHTCALTYASDMTLLDAVRIPVEPLWGMRGFDMASLDHAMWFHRPFRADEWFLYDQESPIAHGGRGLARGRIYDLEGRLLVSVVQEGLFRPYAENAAKPPVSPQ from the coding sequence ATGACGAACCCGGCCGAGAGACTGGTCGATCTGCTCGATCTGGAGCAGATCGAGGTCAACATCTTCCGCGGCGCCAGCCCCCAGGAGTCCCTCCAGCGGGTCTTCGGCGGGCAGGTCGCCGGCCAGGCGCTGGTGGCCGCCGGCCGCACCACCGAGAGCGACCGCCCGGTCCACTCACTGCACGCGTACTTCCTGCGCCCAGGCATCCCGGGCGTGCCGATCGTGTACCAGGTGGAGCGGGTGCGCGACGGGCGGTCCTTCACCACGCGCCGCGTCACCGCGGTCCAGCAGGGCAAGACGATCTTCAATCTCACCGCCTCCTTCCATCATCCGGAGCAGGGCAGCATCGAGCACCAGCTGCCTCCCCGACTCGACTTCCCCCACCCGGACACGCTCCCGAAGGTCGCGGACGAGATCCGCGAGCACTTGGGCGCGCTGCCCGAGGCACTGGAACGGATGGCCCGCCGCCAGCCGTTCGACATCCGGTACACGGACCGGCTCCGCTGGACTCCCGAGGAGCTCAAGGACGCCGATCCGCGCAGCGCGGTGTGGATGCGCGCGGTCGGCCCGCTGGGCGACGACCCGCTGGTGCACACCTGCGCCCTCACCTACGCCAGTGACATGACCCTCCTCGACGCCGTGCGCATCCCCGTGGAACCCCTGTGGGGCATGCGCGGCTTCGATATGGCGTCGCTGGACCACGCCATGTGGTTCCACCGCCCGTTCCGCGCGGACGAGTGGTTCCTGTACGACCAGGAGTCGCCGATCGCCCACGGCGGCCGGGGCCTGGCCCGTGGCCGTATCTACGACCTGGAGGGCAGGCTGCTGGTCTCCGTGGTCCAGGAAGGCCTCTTCCGCCCGTACGCCGAGAACGCGGCCAAGCCGCCCGTGTCCCCGCAGTAG
- a CDS encoding RNA helicase has translation MTLIDQLPPNADPDALFEAFSSWAEDQGITLYPAQEEALIEVVSGANVILSTPTGSGKSLVAAGAHFTALAQDKVTFYTAPIKALVSEKFFDLCKLFGTENVGMLTGDASVNADAPVICCTAEVLASIALRDGKYADIGQVVMDEFHFYAEPDRGWAWQIPLLELPQAQFILMSATLGDVKRFEEDLTRRTGRPTSVVRSASRPVPLSYEYVTTPITDTITELLETRQAPVYIVHFTQAQAVERAQSLMSINMCTREEKDKIADLIGNFRFTTKFGQNLSRYVRHGIGVHHAGMLPKYRRLVEKLAQAGLLKVICGTDTLGVGVNVPIRTVLFTALTKYDGNRVRTLRAREFHQIAGRAGRAGFDTAGYVVAQAPEHVIENEKALAKAGDDPKKRRKVVRKKAPEGFVAWSDTTFEKLIAADPEPLTSRFKVTNIMLLSVIARPGDAFQAMRHLLEDNHEPRKAQLRHIRRAIAIYRSLLDGGVVEKLDTPDAEGRTIRLTVDLQQDFALNQPLSTFALASFDLLDPESPSYALDMVSVVESTLDDPRQILAAQQNKERGIAVGAMKADGIEYEERMERLQDVTYPKPLEELLFHAYDVYRKSHPWVGDHPVSPKSIIRDMYERAMTFTEFTSFYELARTEGIVLRYLASAYKALDHTIPDDLKSEDLQDLIAWLGELVRQVDSSLLDEWEQLANPEVETAEQAQEKADQVKPVTANARAFRVLVRNAMFRRVELAALDHVDQLGELDGEAGWDAEAWGEAMDAYWDEYDDLGTGPDARGPKLLQIEEDPAHGLWRVRQTFADPNGDHGWGISAEVDLAASDEEGRAIIRLTSVGELGAL, from the coding sequence GTGACCCTCATTGATCAGCTCCCGCCGAACGCCGACCCCGACGCCCTCTTCGAGGCTTTCTCCTCGTGGGCGGAGGATCAGGGCATCACCCTGTACCCGGCGCAGGAGGAGGCGCTGATCGAGGTCGTCTCCGGGGCGAACGTGATCTTGTCCACCCCGACCGGCTCGGGCAAGAGCCTCGTCGCGGCCGGAGCGCACTTCACCGCCCTCGCCCAGGACAAGGTGACCTTCTACACCGCCCCGATCAAGGCGCTGGTGTCGGAGAAGTTCTTCGACCTGTGCAAGCTCTTCGGCACCGAGAACGTCGGCATGCTGACCGGCGACGCCTCCGTGAACGCGGACGCCCCGGTGATCTGCTGCACCGCCGAGGTGCTGGCCTCCATCGCCCTGCGCGACGGCAAGTACGCCGACATCGGCCAGGTCGTCATGGACGAGTTCCACTTCTATGCAGAGCCGGACCGCGGATGGGCCTGGCAGATCCCGCTGCTGGAGCTCCCGCAGGCGCAGTTCATCCTGATGTCGGCGACGCTCGGTGACGTGAAGCGGTTCGAGGAGGACCTGACCCGGCGCACCGGCCGGCCGACGTCCGTGGTCCGCTCCGCGAGCCGGCCCGTCCCGCTGTCGTACGAGTACGTCACCACCCCGATCACCGACACGATCACCGAGCTGCTGGAGACCCGGCAGGCCCCGGTGTACATCGTGCACTTCACGCAGGCCCAGGCTGTCGAGCGGGCGCAGTCGCTGATGAGCATCAACATGTGCACCCGCGAGGAGAAGGACAAGATCGCCGACCTGATCGGCAACTTCCGCTTCACCACCAAGTTCGGGCAGAACCTCTCCCGCTACGTCCGGCACGGCATCGGCGTCCACCACGCCGGCATGCTGCCCAAGTACCGGCGCCTGGTCGAGAAGCTGGCCCAGGCCGGCCTGCTGAAGGTGATCTGCGGTACCGACACCCTCGGCGTCGGCGTCAACGTCCCCATCCGCACGGTGCTGTTCACCGCGCTCACCAAGTACGACGGCAACCGGGTCCGCACCCTGCGCGCCCGCGAGTTCCACCAGATCGCCGGGCGCGCGGGCCGGGCCGGCTTCGACACTGCGGGCTATGTGGTCGCCCAGGCGCCCGAGCACGTCATCGAGAACGAGAAGGCCCTCGCGAAGGCGGGCGACGACCCGAAGAAGCGCCGCAAGGTGGTGCGCAAGAAGGCTCCCGAGGGCTTCGTCGCCTGGTCGGACACGACCTTCGAGAAGCTCATCGCCGCCGACCCGGAGCCGCTCACCTCGCGCTTCAAGGTCACCAACATCATGCTGCTGTCGGTCATCGCCCGTCCGGGCGATGCCTTCCAGGCGATGCGCCACCTCCTCGAGGACAACCACGAACCGCGCAAGGCCCAGCTGCGGCACATCCGCCGGGCCATCGCGATCTACCGCTCGCTGCTGGACGGCGGCGTGGTCGAGAAGCTCGACACCCCGGATGCGGAGGGCCGTACCATCCGCCTCACCGTCGACCTCCAGCAGGACTTCGCGCTCAACCAGCCGCTGTCCACCTTCGCCCTGGCCTCGTTCGACCTGCTGGACCCCGAGTCCCCCTCCTACGCGCTGGACATGGTCTCCGTCGTCGAGTCCACGCTGGACGACCCGCGCCAGATCCTCGCCGCCCAGCAGAACAAGGAACGCGGCATCGCCGTGGGCGCGATGAAGGCCGACGGGATCGAGTACGAGGAGCGGATGGAGCGTCTCCAGGACGTCACCTATCCCAAGCCGCTCGAAGAGCTCCTCTTCCACGCCTACGATGTGTACCGCAAGAGCCACCCGTGGGTCGGCGACCACCCGGTCTCCCCGAAGTCGATCATCCGCGACATGTACGAGCGCGCGATGACCTTCACCGAGTTCACCTCCTTCTACGAACTCGCCCGCACCGAGGGCATCGTGCTGCGCTACCTGGCGAGCGCGTACAAGGCGCTGGACCACACCATCCCCGACGACCTCAAGTCCGAGGACCTCCAGGACCTCATCGCCTGGCTGGGCGAGCTCGTCCGCCAGGTCGACTCCAGCCTGCTCGACGAGTGGGAGCAGCTGGCGAACCCGGAGGTGGAGACGGCGGAGCAGGCCCAGGAGAAGGCCGACCAGGTCAAGCCGGTCACCGCGAACGCGCGCGCCTTCCGCGTCCTGGTCCGCAACGCCATGTTCCGCCGCGTGGAGCTCGCCGCGCTGGACCACGTCGACCAGCTGGGTGAGCTGGACGGCGAGGCCGGCTGGGACGCGGAGGCCTGGGGCGAGGCCATGGACGCGTACTGGGACGAGTACGACGACCTGGGCACCGGTCCCGACGCCCGCGGCCCGAAGCTGCTCCAGATCGAGGAGGACCCGGCGCACGGCCTGTGGCGCGTCCGCCAGACCTTCGCGGACCCGAACGGGGACCATGGCTGGGGCATCAGCGCCGAGGTCGACCTCGCGGCCTCCGACGAGGAAGGCCGTGCGATCATCCGGCTGACCTCGGTCGGTGAGCTCGGCGCGCTCTGA
- a CDS encoding metal-dependent hydrolase, giving the protein MMGPAHSLSGAAAWLGVGAAAAAAGHPMPWPVLVVGALICAGAALAPDLDHKSATISRAFGPLSRGLCEVVDKISYAVYKATRAPKDARRTGGHRTLTHTWLWAVLIGAGSSALAATADRWGVLVLLFVHLVLAVEGLLWRAARMSSDVLVWLLGATSAWILAGVLDQPGNGAGWLFTGPGQEYLWLGLPILLGALVHDIGDALTVSGCPILWPLPIAGKRWYPIGPPKGMRFRAGSWVELKVLMPVFMLLGGIGGASALGFI; this is encoded by the coding sequence ATGATGGGTCCGGCGCACTCACTGTCCGGGGCGGCAGCCTGGCTGGGGGTGGGAGCGGCCGCCGCGGCCGCCGGGCACCCGATGCCCTGGCCTGTTCTCGTCGTGGGGGCGCTCATCTGCGCCGGCGCGGCCCTCGCCCCCGACCTGGACCACAAGTCGGCGACGATCTCGCGCGCCTTCGGCCCGCTGTCCCGGGGCCTGTGCGAGGTGGTCGACAAGATCTCCTACGCCGTCTACAAGGCGACCCGCGCCCCGAAGGACGCCCGCCGCACCGGCGGGCACCGCACCCTGACGCACACCTGGCTCTGGGCCGTCCTGATCGGCGCCGGATCCTCCGCGCTGGCGGCCACCGCCGACCGCTGGGGCGTGCTCGTCCTGCTGTTCGTCCACCTGGTCCTGGCCGTCGAGGGCTTGCTGTGGCGGGCCGCGCGGATGTCCAGCGACGTACTCGTCTGGCTGCTGGGCGCCACCAGCGCCTGGATCCTGGCCGGCGTCCTAGACCAGCCCGGCAACGGCGCCGGATGGTTGTTCACCGGCCCCGGCCAGGAATACCTCTGGCTCGGCCTGCCGATCCTGCTCGGCGCCCTGGTCCACGACATCGGCGACGCCCTGACCGTCTCCGGCTGCCCCATCCTGTGGCCCCTCCCGATCGCCGGGAAGCGCTGGTACCCCATCGGCCCGCCCAAGGGGATGCGCTTCCGGGCCGGCAGCTGGGTGGAGCTCAAGGTCCTCATGCCCGTGTTCATGCTGCTCGGCGGCATAGGGGGAGCCTCCGCCCTCGGCTTCATCTAG
- a CDS encoding ABC transporter ATP-binding protein gives MIGLAPPQYDPAAPESAATLPVGTTATVRGYVRGLFRRHRRAFLVLVTVNAVAVIASMVGPYLLGRVVDQLAAGARELHLGRVALLFALALVVQTFFVRLVRLRGAMLGEEMLADLREDFLVRSVGLPPGVLERAGTGDLLSRITTDIDRLANAMREAVPQLAIGVVWVGLLFGALTVTAPPLALAALVALPVLVTGCRWYFKRAPSAYRSEAAGYAAVAAALTETVDAGRTVEAHRLGPARIALSERRIKEWTAWERYTLFLRTVLFPVINVTFVTILGSVLMIGGYCVLQGWMSVGQLTTGALLAQMMVDPIGLILRWYDELQVAQVSLARLVGVREIEPDAGDAAVSPAGRDVRADGVRFGYREGVDVLHDVSMSVPPGTRMALVGPSGAGKSTLGRLLAGIYAPRTGEVTLGGAQLSRMPAERVREQVALVNQEHHVFVGSLRDNLRLARTGAADAELWAALDAVDADDWARALETGLDTEVGSGGAALTPAQAQQIALARLVLADPHTLVLDEATSLLDPRAARHLERSLARVLDGRTVIAIAHRLHTAHDADVIAVVEGGRISELGSHDELVAADGAYAALWRSWHG, from the coding sequence ATGATCGGCCTGGCGCCGCCGCAATACGATCCGGCGGCCCCCGAATCGGCCGCCACCCTGCCGGTGGGCACGACGGCGACCGTACGGGGCTATGTGCGCGGCCTGTTCCGGCGGCACCGGCGGGCCTTCCTGGTGCTGGTGACGGTCAACGCGGTCGCGGTGATCGCCTCCATGGTCGGCCCGTACCTGCTGGGCCGGGTCGTGGACCAGCTGGCGGCGGGGGCGCGCGAGCTCCATCTGGGGCGCGTGGCCCTGCTGTTCGCGCTGGCCCTCGTGGTCCAGACGTTCTTCGTCCGGCTGGTCCGGCTGCGCGGCGCGATGCTCGGCGAGGAGATGCTGGCCGATCTGCGCGAGGACTTCCTGGTGCGGTCAGTGGGCCTGCCGCCGGGCGTGCTGGAGCGGGCCGGCACCGGTGACCTGCTGTCGCGGATCACCACCGACATCGACCGGCTGGCCAACGCGATGCGCGAGGCCGTGCCGCAGCTGGCGATCGGCGTGGTCTGGGTGGGGCTGCTCTTCGGGGCGCTCACGGTGACCGCGCCGCCGCTGGCCCTGGCCGCGCTGGTGGCGCTGCCGGTGCTGGTGACCGGCTGCCGCTGGTACTTCAAGCGGGCGCCCTCGGCGTACCGGTCGGAGGCGGCCGGGTACGCGGCGGTCGCGGCCGCGCTCACCGAGACGGTGGACGCGGGCCGCACGGTCGAGGCACACCGCCTCGGGCCGGCCCGGATCGCGCTGTCGGAGCGGCGGATCAAGGAGTGGACGGCGTGGGAGCGGTACACGCTGTTCCTGCGGACGGTCCTCTTCCCCGTCATCAACGTCACCTTCGTAACGATCCTCGGCTCCGTGCTGATGATCGGCGGCTACTGCGTGCTGCAGGGCTGGATGTCGGTGGGGCAGCTGACCACGGGCGCGCTGCTGGCCCAGATGATGGTCGACCCGATCGGCCTGATCCTGCGCTGGTACGACGAACTGCAGGTCGCCCAGGTCTCCCTCGCCCGCCTGGTGGGCGTACGGGAGATCGAGCCGGACGCGGGCGACGCGGCCGTCTCGCCGGCGGGGCGGGACGTCCGGGCCGACGGGGTGCGCTTCGGCTACCGGGAGGGCGTGGACGTACTCCACGACGTGTCCATGTCCGTGCCGCCGGGCACCCGGATGGCGCTGGTCGGCCCTTCGGGGGCGGGCAAGTCCACGCTGGGCCGGCTGCTGGCGGGCATCTACGCGCCGAGGACCGGCGAGGTGACCCTCGGCGGGGCGCAGCTGTCGCGGATGCCCGCGGAGCGCGTGCGCGAGCAGGTGGCGCTGGTCAACCAGGAGCACCACGTGTTCGTGGGCTCGCTGCGGGACAACCTCCGGCTGGCGCGCACCGGGGCGGCCGATGCCGAGCTGTGGGCGGCGCTGGACGCGGTGGACGCGGACGACTGGGCCAGGGCGCTGGAGACCGGTCTGGACACGGAGGTGGGTTCGGGCGGTGCGGCGCTGACCCCGGCGCAGGCGCAGCAGATCGCGCTGGCCCGGCTGGTGCTGGCGGACCCGCACACGCTGGTCCTGGACGAGGCCACCTCACTGCTCGACCCGAGGGCCGCCCGGCATCTGGAGCGTTCGCTGGCCCGGGTGCTGGACGGCCGTACGGTCATCGCCATCGCCCACCGGCTGCACACGGCGCACGACGCGGATGTGATCGCGGTGGTCGAGGGCGGCCGGATCAGCGAACTGGGCTCGCACGACGAGCTGGTCGCGGCGGACGGCGCCTACGCGGCCCTGTGGCGCTCCTGGCACGGCTGA
- a CDS encoding ABC transporter ATP-binding protein — protein MQISDLPYPDPGVPDARSGPRFLVWLGRGQLGGQAKSLCWGLVHFCGIAGLPYAVGLGVDAVVRRDGAGLLLVGALLVLIGVAISVGDAMLHRTAVTNWITAAARVQQLLARKTAELGSALTRRVAAGEVVAVSTGDVEKIGWFVEAVSRFLAAAFSVIAICVGLLFYAPSIGVVVAIGVPVLALSVLPLLPRATQRADIQREKAGKATELASDTVAGLRVLRGIGGEELFLGRYREASQEVRKAAVRSARMWALISAIQVLLPGALLITVVWYGSALVLDGRLAVGELVAAFSAVATMLYPLRHFEEIAMAYSFSRPSAQRAARVLSLTRTDAPEPAAADAGTAQAPAAGGDLYDPATGLLVPAGRFTAVVCGDPDLAGRLAERLGGHPADDGPAADRGSVLLGGVALDELALDTARTLVLVQDKDPVLLSGTLRELFAVPASGAVEPGAALAAAQCGDVLDALLQSAPDGVDDPMDARITERGRSLSGGQRQRLALARSLATDPEVLVLDEPTSAVDSHTEARIADGIAALRAGRTTVVLASSPLLLDRADRVVLIHEGAVAATGTHRELLHGEPLYRAVVTRETDEEQQVARMELTRLEEALTEIEESA, from the coding sequence ATGCAGATCAGCGATCTTCCGTATCCGGACCCCGGGGTACCCGATGCTCGCTCCGGCCCGCGCTTCCTGGTGTGGCTGGGGCGAGGCCAACTCGGGGGGCAGGCCAAGAGCCTGTGCTGGGGCCTCGTGCACTTCTGCGGCATCGCCGGGCTGCCGTACGCGGTGGGCCTGGGCGTCGACGCGGTCGTACGGCGCGACGGCGCCGGGCTGCTGCTGGTCGGCGCGCTGCTGGTGCTGATCGGCGTCGCCATCTCGGTCGGCGACGCGATGCTCCACCGGACCGCCGTCACCAACTGGATCACCGCCGCCGCGCGCGTGCAGCAGCTGCTCGCCCGCAAGACGGCCGAGCTGGGCTCCGCCCTGACCCGGCGCGTCGCGGCGGGCGAAGTCGTCGCCGTCTCCACGGGCGACGTGGAGAAGATCGGCTGGTTCGTCGAGGCGGTCTCCCGCTTCCTCGCCGCCGCCTTCTCCGTCATCGCCATCTGCGTCGGGCTGCTGTTCTACGCACCGTCGATCGGCGTGGTCGTCGCGATCGGCGTCCCGGTGCTCGCCCTGTCCGTGCTGCCGCTGCTGCCGCGCGCCACCCAACGCGCCGACATCCAGCGGGAGAAGGCCGGGAAGGCGACCGAACTGGCCTCCGACACCGTGGCGGGCCTGCGGGTGCTGCGCGGCATCGGCGGCGAGGAGCTGTTCCTCGGCCGCTACCGCGAGGCCTCGCAGGAGGTCCGCAAGGCGGCCGTGCGCAGCGCCCGGATGTGGGCGCTGATCTCCGCGATCCAGGTGCTGCTGCCGGGCGCGCTGCTGATCACCGTGGTCTGGTACGGCTCCGCGCTCGTACTGGACGGCCGGCTGGCGGTCGGCGAACTCGTGGCCGCCTTCAGTGCGGTGGCGACGATGCTCTACCCGCTGCGGCACTTCGAGGAGATCGCCATGGCGTACTCCTTCTCCCGGCCCTCGGCCCAGCGGGCCGCCCGGGTGCTCTCTCTGACGCGTACGGACGCCCCGGAGCCAGCGGCTGCGGACGCCGGGACTGCGCAGGCTCCGGCCGCGGGCGGGGACCTGTACGACCCCGCGACCGGTCTGCTGGTCCCGGCGGGCCGGTTCACCGCCGTGGTGTGCGGGGACCCGGACCTGGCGGGCCGCCTGGCCGAGCGCCTCGGCGGCCATCCGGCGGACGACGGGCCGGCCGCCGACCGGGGCTCGGTGCTGCTGGGCGGGGTCGCGCTGGACGAGCTCGCGCTGGACACCGCGCGCACGCTGGTCCTCGTACAGGACAAGGACCCGGTGCTGCTGTCCGGAACCCTGCGCGAGCTGTTCGCCGTACCGGCGTCCGGAGCGGTCGAGCCCGGGGCGGCGCTGGCCGCCGCCCAGTGCGGGGACGTCCTGGACGCCCTGCTGCAGTCGGCGCCGGACGGGGTGGACGACCCGATGGACGCGCGGATCACCGAGCGCGGCCGGTCCCTGTCCGGCGGGCAGCGCCAGCGGCTCGCGCTGGCGCGGTCCCTGGCCACCGACCCGGAGGTGCTGGTCCTGGACGAGCCGACCTCGGCAGTCGACTCGCACACCGAGGCGCGGATCGCGGACGGTATCGCCGCCCTGCGCGCCGGGCGCACGACGGTGGTACTGGCCTCCTCTCCGCTGCTCCTGGACCGCGCCGACCGGGTGGTCCTGATCCACGAGGGCGCGGTCGCGGCGACCGGTACGCACCGCGAACTGCTGCACGGCGAACCGCTCTACCGGGCTGTCGTCACCCGCGAGACGGACGAGGAGCAGCAGGTGGCCCGGATGGAACTGACCCGGCTGGAAGAAGCACTCACAGAGATCGAGGAATCCGCATGA